One Salarias fasciatus chromosome 22, fSalaFa1.1, whole genome shotgun sequence DNA segment encodes these proteins:
- the LOC115408961 gene encoding tripartite motif-containing protein 16-like, with protein sequence MAQGGAQLDPLKFSCSICLDPLKDPVTVPCGHSYCSNCIKGHWDEEQNKGIYSCPLCGDKSWRRPDLKKNIMLAELVEDLKKTGLQAAAADLCSAGPEDVACDVCSGRKLKAVKSCLVCVVSYCEEHLQGHYEAAPLKKHQLVEPSKKLQEKICSLHDEVKKIFCRTDQQCICYLCTMEQHRGHETVPAAAERSQKQKELEGSRLNIQRRIQEREKDVKLLQQQMEAINVSADEAVEHSEESFTQMIRLLQKRSLEVKRQLRSQQQTAVSGLKELEEKLQQEMAELKRKDVQLEQLAHIEENNHFLHSYTSVSALSEPTHSSSIQTAPLRNFEDVAAVVSESRDKLQDILRETEEEKLLLMLQPQPESRADFLQYSQQITLDPNSVNRKLKLSDGDRKVTCTEEDQPYSDHPDRFTEYRQVLSRESLTGRSYWEVERRGRVDVAVTYKNISRAGRGNECGFGFNDKSWALDCDSNGFNFWHNNIHTPVSGPESSRVGVYLDHRAGILSFYSVSETMTLLHRVQTSFTQPLHAGVYLYGSGCSAEFVKPE encoded by the coding sequence atggctcagggaggagctcagctggaTCCACTAAAGttctcttgttccatctgtctggatcccctgaaggatccggtgacggttccctgtggacacagctactgcagcaaCTGTATTAAAGGACACTGGGATGAAGAGCAAAACAAGGGAATCTACAGCTGTCCTCTGTGTGGGGACAAGTCCTGGAGGAGGCCTGacctgaagaaaaacatcatgTTGGCAGAGTTGgtggaggatctgaagaagactggactccaagctgctgcagctgatctctgctctgctggacctgaagatgtggcctgtgatgtttgctctgggaggaagctgaaagccgtcaagtcctgtctggtctgtgtggTCTCTTACTGTGAGGAACACCTCCAAGGTCACTACGAAGCAGCTCCATTGAAGaaacaccagctggtggagccctcCAAGAAGCTCCAGGAGAAGATCTGCTCTCTTCACGATGAGGTGAAGAAAATTTTCTGTCGCACTGATCAGCAGTGTATCTGTTACCTCTGCACCATGGAGCAACACAGAGGCcatgaaacagtcccagctgcagcagaaaggagccagaagcagaaggagctggaggggagtcGACTAAACATCCAGCGGAGAATccaggagcgagagaaagacgtgaagctgcttcagcagcagatggaggccatcaatgtctctgctgatgaagcagtggagcacagcgaggagagcttcacccaGATGATCCGTCTCCTCCAGAAAAGAAGCCTTGAGGTGAAGCGGCAgctcagatcccagcagcaaactgcagtgagTGGACTCAAAGAGcttgaggagaagctgcagcaggagatggctgagctgaagaggaaagacgtccagctggagcagctggcacaCATAGAGGAAAACAACCACTTTCTCCACAGCTACAcctcagtgtcagcactcagtgagcccacacactcctccagcatccagactgctcctctcagaaactttgaggatgtggcagcagttgtgtcagagagcagagacaaactccaggacatcctgagagagactgaagaggAGAAGCTACTGTTAATGCTAcaaccacagccagagagcagagcagacttcttacaatattcacagcagatcactctggatccaaactctgtgaacagaaagctgaaattatctgatggagacagaaaagtaACTTGTACAGAGGAAGATCAGCCTTattctgatcatccagacagattcactGAATATCGTCAggttctgagcagagagagtctgactggacgtagttactgggaggtggagaggagaggaagagttGATGTCGCAGTCACATAtaagaacatcagcagagcagggaggggaaATGAATGTGGATTTGGATTTAATGACAAATCTTGGGCTTTAGATTGTGACTCTAACGGTTTTAATTTTTGGCACAACAACATCCACACTCCCGTCTCAGGTCCTgagtcctccagagtgggagtgtacctggatcacagagcaggtattctgtctttctacagcgtctctgaaaccatgactctcctccacagagtccagacctcctTCACTCAGCCGCTACACGCTGGAGTTTATCTCTATGGTTCTGGATGCTCAGCAGAGTTTGTGAAACCTGAGTAG